Below is a genomic region from Eupeodes corollae chromosome 1, idEupCoro1.1, whole genome shotgun sequence.
TGGAACAGGGAAGACTTACACCATGTCTGGAAACCCCGATTCCCCACAGACAAAAGGCATTATTCCAAATGCATTTGCACACATTTTCGGACACATTGCCAAGGCCAAAGATAACCAAAAGTAAGTTTGTCCAAGAATTACATAGGTCCCTACTAATTTCTGTTTCACACTCTTTTGCTAGGTTTTTGGTTCGTGTGAGTTACATGGAAATTTACAATGAAGAAGTCCGAGATCTCTTAGGGAAAGACGTAAACAAAAGCCTTGAAGTCAAGGAACGTGCTGATATTGGGGTGTTTGTAAAGGATCTCAGTGGTTATGTGGTTCACAATGCTGACGATTTGGAGAACATAATGAAATTGGGAAATAAAAACCGTGCTGTCGGTGCAACCAAAATGAATCTTGAGTCATCTCGATCGCATGCAATTTTCTCCATCACTGTAGAGTCGAGTGAATTGGCTGATGGAACACAGCACGTGAAGATGGGTAAACTGCAATTGGTTGATTTGGCAGGATCCGAGAGGCAAAGCAAGACCCAAGCAACTGGCATTCGATTGAAAGAGGCTACTAAAATCAATTTATCGCTTTCGGTGCTGGGAAATGTCATAAGTGCACTGGTCGATGGAAAGAGTACACATATCCCGTACAGAAACTCGAAACTTACACGATTGTTGCAGGATTCTTTGGGTGGAAACTCTAAAACCGTCATGGTAAATTTTTGTCTtactatttataaaagaatcttttcattgaaataaaaaattgttttagtgtGCAACAATAAGTCCAGCTCATTCGAATTATGTTGAGACTATATCGACGTTGAGATATGCCAGTCGAGCCAAGAGCATTCAGAACAAAATGCATATTAACGAGGAACCCAAGGACGCTTTACTTCGTCATTTCCAAGAGGAAATTGCACGTTTACGGAAGCAACTGGAAGAGGGTTGCTTCGAACCATCGGAATCAGAGGTGTCTGAAAGTGGTGAAGAGAACGAAGAGGAAGAAATTGAAATCGAAATAGAAAACGATGTTACCAACGGACAGacaaaaaaacccaaaaagaagaaaaatgcaGAGAAGTCAGATGCTGAAAAAGAAGCCTTGGAGAAAAAAGCCAAGGAACGTGAGCGTGAATTGGATAGAGCAAAGTAAGTTTACAAAATATCATCTCTATAAACAAAACATGGCTCAAGAGgatatcttttattttagatCGGAACAAGAGCATTTGAAATCCAAGCTTATGTCCCTGGAGACAAAGATTTTGGTTGGTGGTGAGAATTTCCTTGAAAAGGCCCAGACACAGGAAAAGCTTTTGGAAAATTCACTTGCAGAGTTGGAAATGCGGGAAAAAACCGAAGAAGAATTAAGAAAGTCACTGCAGAAGAAAgaagtaagttttattttaaagtagttCCATTTGTTTCCTTCTCTCAGTCAAGAGCGGATCCATACATTTAATCACGGTTGGGGTCACACACTTTTCATTTATTCGGATTTTTGTACGTAAgagcttaaaatttatttagcaGAAGGAAATAGGACTAAATATCCATCTTAACCTTGTGCATGTCTACTAGTTTCAAGTTTTATGCCCCATTTAAGTGCTACCATCCAACAACTTAGATGAATTTCGGGTACGTTCaatgcaaattaattttaagatatcTTATCACTTTTTGAAATCAACTGCTTGGAATAAGTTAcaagtttgtatatattttatattattaccaCTACTTTTCTGCTCTATTTTGATTTGAGTAGTAGTAGTTAAtctattttgataaaaaaagaaacatccaGATTTAAGAAACTAAGAACccaaaaaattacgttttatgatttttttctttaaatttggacATTATCAATTTAAAGTGAACATAAATATTGCTCGCAATAACCTCGAAAgattcaaattaaatacaaacaaacgaAGCTCCTTAAGAGATCCAAagattttaacaacaaaatttagggTGCTAGTGGCAATAGTGGCTTAATCAAAATTGAGTTTATTACGAATATTGAATCTGTATCTTGcaagcatatatttttttaatgctcCGTTTAATGCCATAAGTTTAAGCCTTTTACACTTATGCCAAACACAAAAAACGTGAATATAAAAAAGATCTTTTAGATTTTAACAATTCTAAAAgtgaataaaatcaacaaatccAACTTgattaacaacaaacaaaagaagaatTATTTTGACAAGGCAAACGATGATTCGCCACATTCTTTGGAATGATGAAGCAAAAATAAACATGGTTGCAGAAGTAAATTTCGTCCTCAAGGAAAGAAGTTTCACTTCAGAATACAAAGCAATTGCATAATAGTGTGCAGTTGCTTTTCTTGGTTTAGCGTTTCACATTTTTGatgtgatattttaaaagaggtATTGCTTCCCTGTGCTAAGTAAAATGTGTCatttaaattgagtttttagCAAGATAATGATCCCCAGCACTGTTCAAAATTGGTGTGGTACCCTAGTCATCAAAAATTCCCTGAACTCAACCCGACTAAGAATTTGTAACTGGATCTGAAAACTCAAACACCAACTATAACTTTATGTAGAAAAGCAAAGTAAATTCCAAAAACTTGTTGAGTCCCTTCCGCTCGTATAAAGACGGTAAACTAAAATTGCCTATCTGACTTTTAAACTTGTTATAACCCTTATGTTTTTTCAGCTCATTTCCAATAGAAAATCAAAGCTATTGTTCTTTGTTAAAAACCACAAGTACTTTGCTGTACTGAAAGTTATGAACAATTTAACTAAGATAGGCCACTATTGCACTCACATCCTCAGTTGTAGATCTTGAACGCCGCATCCGaagaaaattcacttcaaaataaattgtgttagatttttaaaagatgtgAATGCTAATAAACCCTGTGATTGTCGgttattaatttgttaattattttttttttaaattaagaatctATTTTCCTATATGAAACCTGTGTTCCATGCTTTCAACGTTCAAGTAAAATTACCGATACGCAAAGGACTTATGCATAGTCTTCAGACTGACCAAAAACTATTTTCTCTAATGTGACCACGATTCTGGACGGTAGAGCAGCTAAACATTTATAAAGTGAAAGGTATTTCCTGTACGATTACCAATATAAACATAACTAAATGGCTTTGTTaagaaaagttaatttaatttaatttaatttcaatggtCGTATTTTGAATGctaaattgaattttcatacATAGAATTTGTTGAATAtatcataaatataaatttcaagccTATCGTTTAATTGCTCTATATTGCCAAACAGGACATATCATACCTTCGAAATGTATCTTCTGAAAATTCTTCCATTTGGAGTGTTACAAATACGGCgttaaaatttttagagaatATTTGTAAGCTATACACTGTATAAAATTTTAGTTGGTATGGCACCTTAAGTTTTTAACAGCTTgatatttcttcatttttggaaaaaggcgCAGTTATTTAGTATACCCCAAAAAACCGAAATTAAGCTAAGGATGAGTTTCAGACATTGCAATGAAGTAAAAATGaagaatcttcctcaccctctaactaccggccgattgcacttacgtcccttctttccaaggtcatggaaacgctaatccaatgattagtaattacctttcggatcgtttaatacaa
It encodes:
- the LOC129942870 gene encoding kinesin-like protein KIF3A isoform X2 translates to MLRDLHLSRIDLYSYQSNTLLILPNKQIDLYVDTARPIVEKVLEGYNGTILAYGQTGTGKTYTMSGNPDSPQTKGIIPNAFAHIFGHIAKAKDNQKFLVRVSYMEIYNEEVRDLLGKDVNKSLEVKERADIGVFVKDLSGYVVHNADDLENIMKLGNKNRAVGATKMNLESSRSHAIFSITVESSELADGTQHVKMGKLQLVDLAGSERQSKTQATGIRLKEATKINLSLSVLGNVISALVDGKSTHIPYRNSKLTRLLQDSLGGNSKTVMCATISPAHSNYVETISTLRYASRAKSIQNKMHINEEPKDALLRHFQEEIARLRKQLEEGCFEPSESEVSESGEENEEEEIEIEIENDVTNGQTKKPKKKKNAEKSDAEKEALEKKAKERERELDRAKSEQEHLKSKLMSLETKILVGGENFLEKAQTQEKLLENSLAELEMREKTEEELRKSLQKKETERIDIEERYSSLQDASTGITKKIHRVMQMLMSVKAELADQQQEHQREKEGIYENIRSLSRELALCELVLNSYIPQEYQMMIGQYTHWNEDIGEWQLKCVAYTGNNMRKHIADNEQNAKELDFVDLSHVYLSYNTEAVVNPVRAKSARPRTSGVPRPTTARRY
- the LOC129942870 gene encoding kinesin-like protein KIF3A isoform X1, which codes for MPYEQHPVDLEEIENVRVVVRSRPMDKSEIQNTSLNVVKVDKINRSITVIKPNATPNEPPKTYFFDNVFGDDSSQIDLYVDTARPIVEKVLEGYNGTILAYGQTGTGKTYTMSGNPDSPQTKGIIPNAFAHIFGHIAKAKDNQKFLVRVSYMEIYNEEVRDLLGKDVNKSLEVKERADIGVFVKDLSGYVVHNADDLENIMKLGNKNRAVGATKMNLESSRSHAIFSITVESSELADGTQHVKMGKLQLVDLAGSERQSKTQATGIRLKEATKINLSLSVLGNVISALVDGKSTHIPYRNSKLTRLLQDSLGGNSKTVMCATISPAHSNYVETISTLRYASRAKSIQNKMHINEEPKDALLRHFQEEIARLRKQLEEGCFEPSESEVSESGEENEEEEIEIEIENDVTNGQTKKPKKKKNAEKSDAEKEALEKKAKERERELDRAKSEQEHLKSKLMSLETKILVGGENFLEKAQTQEKLLENSLAELEMREKTEEELRKSLQKKETERIDIEERYSSLQDASTGITKKIHRVMQMLMSVKAELADQQQEHQREKEGIYENIRSLSRELALCELVLNSYIPQEYQMMIGQYTHWNEDIGEWQLKCVAYTGNNMRKHIADNEQNAKELDFVDLSHVYLSYNTEAVVNPVRAKSARPRTSGVPRPTTARRY
- the LOC129942870 gene encoding kinesin-like protein KIF3A isoform X3, which encodes MSGNPDSPQTKGIIPNAFAHIFGHIAKAKDNQKFLVRVSYMEIYNEEVRDLLGKDVNKSLEVKERADIGVFVKDLSGYVVHNADDLENIMKLGNKNRAVGATKMNLESSRSHAIFSITVESSELADGTQHVKMGKLQLVDLAGSERQSKTQATGIRLKEATKINLSLSVLGNVISALVDGKSTHIPYRNSKLTRLLQDSLGGNSKTVMCATISPAHSNYVETISTLRYASRAKSIQNKMHINEEPKDALLRHFQEEIARLRKQLEEGCFEPSESEVSESGEENEEEEIEIEIENDVTNGQTKKPKKKKNAEKSDAEKEALEKKAKERERELDRAKSEQEHLKSKLMSLETKILVGGENFLEKAQTQEKLLENSLAELEMREKTEEELRKSLQKKETERIDIEERYSSLQDASTGITKKIHRVMQMLMSVKAELADQQQEHQREKEGIYENIRSLSRELALCELVLNSYIPQEYQMMIGQYTHWNEDIGEWQLKCVAYTGNNMRKHIADNEQNAKELDFVDLSHVYLSYNTEAVVNPVRAKSARPRTSGVPRPTTARRY